The nucleotide sequence AGTCATTGGTAGAGTTCTCAACTTCATTAGATTGTCCTTGTACCTGTTGGGACAAGTGAGTAAATCCTTCTAAACCCTTGTTTAACATCTTTAATGTTTCGGTCATTGTATTGAAATAACCAGAAACCTCTTTTGTGGAAGCAACGCTGACTTCAATAGTTTCTCCGCTTTGCTCCATTTTTTCAATCGCTTCTTTATTACTGCTATTTAATTCAGAAAGATTTTGGGTGATCTTTTGCGTTGTTTGGCCGGTAACATCAGCAAGCTTTCTGATCTCCTCCGCGACTACAGCAAATCCTTTTCCTGCCTCGCCAGCACGTGCTGCTTCAATCGAAGCATTTAAAGCGAGCAAATTCGTTTGTTCTGTTATATCTCTAATGGTATCAGCAAACTGGTTCGTCTCTGATATCTTCTCTGTTAATACGGTAAATGACTGACTTAAGGATTGAATAATCGTTTGAAGATGATGAATATTTTCCGTTAAATTATTCACCTTGTCTTGACCATCTTCCGCATTGCTCTTTATTTCATTAGACCCCTCGTATAGCTTAATAGAATCCGTGTACACTTCTTCCATATTGTTCTTCGTTTCATTCGTATTTTGAGAGATTCCTACGATTTGTTCAGATTGCGATTGACTCCCCGCTGATATTTCATTGATCGCGTAAGCCATTTCTTTTTGAGCATAGACGTTTTTTTGAAATTGCTCATTAATTGTTTCCATGTTGGAAAGGATGGAAGCAACCTTTTCCTCAAGATAAGCTTTTTGTTGTTCCTTTTGATTAGAATTTTCCTCTAATTCTAGTAGGAAAGTTCGAACGTTTTTCTTTTGGTTTTCAGAAAGTCGAATAATGACAAAAAAGATAATCCCGATTAAAACGTACACTAATAAATACGTGCTTAACAATCCTTGAATCAATTCTTTGTCGGCTGTTGCGGTAAAATGATTAATAAATAGCACAATTAACCCTAACAAATAACCTTGTAAAAAGATTTTAATATTCAGATGTACAGCAGAAAACACAGTCAAAAATAAAAGGATTAACATTAGTCGGACACTACTATCATCAAAAACAACTGATATGATAGAAAATAGATAAATAACAGCAATCATTACGTAGGGTAACACAGTTGGCTTTTTTAAAATACGTTGAAAAAGGAAATAAAGGACGACTAATGATAGTACATCTGCGGAGTATATATATGTACTAAACGTGTTTTGTTGAACAATTGCCAATCCAAGTCCCGCTACTGTTGAAACGAGTATGGTGATGAACATAAGTGTATTCTTTCTCATCAAGTCCTTTAATTGCATTTCTTGTACGCTGTTCACTTGGTTTCCCCCTAGCTGAAAAACTTTATATCCTTCCGCTGAGGGCAAATTGCAAGTTTAGAATGTTAGGTGCTTTTATGGATGCCTACGCGCAGAGAGTATAAAATTTTGTAGAATATTGTAGAATAATATAATTATAAGTTGTTTTCAAGCATTTTACAATTGGATTTTGTTTTTTGATGCTGGTAATAATTAACACAAAATGAGGAGCTATTGACTAGATAAAACAAATGTGATTATGAAAGGAGAAATAGCTTTATGAAAATAGGAGTCATTGGAATTGGTGATATCGCTCAAAAAGCGTATCTACCTATACTCGCGCAGACAAAAGGGATAGAGGTGTGTATGTGTACCAGAAATAAAAAAACATTACACGACTTAAGAGAAAGGTATCGTTTTACTTATTCGTGTCAGCAAGTGGATCAGCTGATTAGTCAAGGTATTCATGCAGCTTTCGTTCATTCTTCTACAGCATCCCACGAAGCTATTATCGATCAACTACTCGATCACGATATCCACGTTTATGTGGATAAGCCGATTACATACAATGGTTCTTCATCTAAACGTCTAATCGAAAAGGCGCAAAGAAAAGGGCTTGTCCTTATGGTTGGTTTTAATAGAAGATATGCTCCACCTTATCAATCTCTAGGAGAAATCCCCAATCCTAATATGATTCTTATGAAGAAAAATCGAGGGCACCATGCTGTGGGTTCACGGACCTTTATCTTTGATGACTTTATTCATGTAATTGATACGGTTTTGCATCTTTTTCCTTATCAGATTGAGGAAACACAAATCTCGGGTAAATTGGTAGAGGATGACTTACATTCGGTTGTAATACAGCTTCAGGCTATAGAAGGAATTGCAATTGGTATTATGAATCGAGAGGCAGGAACAACAGAGGAACGATTGGAAGTAATGAATGAAGAGGAGACGAGAATTGTTGAAAATGTGAGTGAAGTGTTCTCCCACCAAAATAAATCCATTCAAAAATATCCTGTAGATGATTGGGAACCGACATTACACAAGCGAGGGTTTTATGCGATTGTAGAATCATTTCTTGCTTCTGTACGAAAAGAAAAAGGTACGTACATTGGATATGAAAAAGATTTGAAAAGCCATCTACTTGCGGAAAAAATTGTTAATCGCTTAGAAAAGAAAGATAAGTAAGCAGGTTAAATAAGCAAAGAGGTCCTTAAATACCAAAAAACTCCACCGTTGGAAGAACCTCTCTACGTCAGTGTTGGAAGCGATACCACTCCGAATCCCTTCTCCCTGTAAGGGTTTGGTTTAAAAAATTACCTTGTAAGATTATCTAACAAAGTAATTGTGTGAATATTTCGATACTGATAAAGTTCCATATAACAAGTGATGTTAACTGATGTCACATAGAGGGGGAGAAAATTATATGGAAATAGCACTAATGGATAATTTATGGGTTATGGTTGGTACGGTCCTCGTTTTCCTTATGCTAGGTGGATTTATTTTACTGGAGGCCGGTTCGACGAGGATGAAAAACGCTGGTCACATTGCTGGAAAAACAATCTTCACGGCTGGTATTGGGGCAGTTGTTTTCTGGGCAGTTGGCTACGGATTGATTTACGGATCTGATGGTGCCTTTATCGGTTGGGGTAGCTTCTTTTACGGGGATGCATCTTTCTCTGGGGAAGGCTTAGCACCTGGCGTAGACATTATGTTCCAAATGGTATTTGCATTAGTGGCTTTAACAATTGCATTTGGCGGGTTTGCAGAACGTGCTAAATTATCAGCGTATGTTGTATTTGCGGTATTATTCTCGGTATTCGTGTATCCAGTAGTTGCACACTGGATCTGGGGCGGCGGCTGGTTAGCTGGTCACGGGAAACAGGATTTTGCCGGGTCTACGGTTGTTCACTTAACGGGTGCAATGGCTGCATTAGCTGCAACGATTATCTTGAAGCCTCGTATTGGGAAGTTTAACAAAGATGGTTCTTCCAATGAAATTGCGGGACATAACCAAGTATTTACAGCATTAGGGGTACTGCTTCTTTGGGTAGGTTGGTTTGGATTTAACGGTGGTAGTACGTTCGGTGTTGCGGATGCTTTCTTTGGATTTGTATCACTTAATACGATGTTAGGTGCTGCAGCTGGTGCGATTGCTGCTATGTTTGTTGCTTGGGCAGTTAGTGGAAAAGCAGATGTTCCATCGATGTTGAATGGTGCGTTAGCTGGTCTTGTTGCCATTACTGCACCTGCTGGATTCGTGGAACCTTGGGCAGCCGTCGTTATTGGTCTAGTTGGTGGTATTATCGTTGTCTTCAGTATGAAAGCTTTTGATAAAGCGAAAATTGATGATCCAATCTTTGCACTTTCTGTTCACGGTACAGTTGGGGTGTGGGGTACACTTGCAAATGGACTATTTGCCGTACCAGCATTTTCATCTGAAATCGACTGGGGGAAACCGGGTCTCTTCTACGGTGGTGGGTTTGAGCAATTAGGTGTTCAAGCACTTGGTGTTGCCGCGAGTGGTCTATACGCTTTTGTTGTCTCTTTCATCATCTTAAAAGGGATGGACATGGTGATGGGAGGACTTCGTGTATCGGAAGAAGAAGAAATTATCGGTTTAGATTTAAGTGAACACGGTGGTTACGGTTATCCAGAAAACATTCCGCATCCAAACGATAAAAAGGGTGCTTAATGTATAACGGTGGAACGAATGGTATTGTCTATAAGTCTAGAAGATTTCTATGAACGTCTCGTCAAACTTTAGAGGCATAGCCTAGTTGAATTGTGCAAATAAGAATTATATTTTTATTGCGAAAGCCTTGCTTTTCCTTATACTTAGGTTGGAGAATCTGAATATTAGTATAGGAGAAACAAGGCTTTCGTATGGATGGCTTGGAATTGCTCCAAGGCGTTGATCCAGACCAAGGGGTTGGAAATGGTGAGTAGGTACAAAGCAATTAAAAAGTGGCGCTATGAAAAAATGAAAGACGTGTGCACTAACCATTTTGAATTAAATGCGCTGCATGATGAAGTGATGAAACGGACGGTTCATGAATCGATAAGAAAAGTAGAAGGAGAGTGGGGCTGTGCTCCTGCTCCCTTTGCTTTCTTTTTAATGGGAAGTGCTGGCAGGTTCGAACAGTCTATTTGGAGTGACCAAGACCACGGTATTATCTATCAAGGGGAGATGAAGCATCAATCTTATTTTCTGGCACTAGGAGAAGAAATAAAGAACGGTTTGGTTGAAGTAGGATACGAGGAATGTGACGGGAAGGTTATGTCTTCAAATCCGTTATGGTGTCAATCGCGTATAGATTGGAAAGGACAGATAATGAGTTGGTTAGAGGAAGCAAGCTGGCAATCTTTGCGTCACTTTTCAACTTTCTTTGATTCACGTGTACTAATCGGTAGTGATGATTATTTAGAGGAGTTAAAGCAATGTGCATTTTTAATCATTAGGGAAAATCCTCGGCTCTATAAACGGTTTATCGATAACGTTGATTTTATAAAAAAAGGAGTAGGTGTATTCGGCCAACTTCTGCCGGAACTTCACGGGGAACAATCAGGGAGTATTCATTTAAAGAAAACGGTCTTTTTCCCATACGTAAACGCTTTGCGATTATTGGCTTTAAAAGAAGAGATAACTAGTCCATCTACTTTATCTAGATTTGAAACGTTACCGGAGCAAATGTATGTTTTGATCGGAAAGTATGAACAAGATTTTATGAAACTACTAGCATTCAGACTTCGATCACGCAAAGATGCGAGGAATTATAAGGAAGTCCACCACATTCCGCTTCATACGTTAACGAAAGAAGAAAAGCATGAATTAAAGCTATTGATGAAAACAGGTTATAAGCTTTTTTCAGAGACGAAAGCGATTCTAGAAAAAGAGTGTTCCACATGGTGATGAATCAAATGATGCAATTTGTGAAACAGTTGTCTAGCCGTGGCTCTTTGAATCAAACAGACCCGAATCAAATTGCTTATATGAGACAGCTTCAACGAGAGCTGAAAGCAAAGGATGTCCTGCATATTCCATTTGATCAGCTACCGGTGGTTGTTTTTGATATAGAAACAACCGGATTTTACCCGGATAAAGGGGATAGCATTCTTTCCATTGGAGCCGTCCGTATGAAGGGAGAGGGGGTTTTAGAAGAAGAGACCTTTTATTCCCCAATTTATCATGAAGATGGCCCTTCTGAGGACATTCAGAAACTAACGGGTTTAACGGCTGAAGAGCTTCGGTCGGCATCTCCTATTCATAAAGTCCTAAAAGAATTCTTTCATTTTGTTAAAAGTGATACGTTGGTTGCCCATCATTCTAGCCATGAAAAAAGATTTATGAAGCATGTTGCCTGGTCGGTATTGAAAACATCCTTTCAGCATCGACTGATTGATACCTCTTTTCTAATGAAAGTAATCGATCCTCAATCCAATCTGCATACTCTAGATGAATGCTGCGAGCATTACGGCATCAAGATAGATCAGAGACATCATGCGTTACATGATGCGAAAGCAACCGCACACTTATGGGGGAGATGCCTACAACTAACAAGAGAACGTGGGTTTTCAGATTTGAAGGAGGTTTATACACATATTGCTCAGTTAAAATAATGTTTGTGTTAATCATGTGAGATCGTGTTCAAAAGTCATTCATCATAGATACACGATTTGCAAAAGAGGGGGGAATGAGGATGAATGATGCCATCCCTGATCACTTATCAACTTTTCCGATTAGTGTTGTGGAAGAGTTAACAAAGCTTACGGCAAGACAAATAAGGTACTATGAAGAGCAAGGGCTCATAAAACCTGGTAGAAATGATGGGAATAGGCGAGTTTATTCTCTGGCTGAGATTGAGCGGTTAAAGAAAATCAAGAAGCTTATTGATCAAGGTATTAACATAGCGGGGATTAAGGCGATGTTAGAAGGGCAATAAGATAGTGATTAATTAGTATGGTTAACTGATTGATAGTTAGCCATTTTTTTGTTCACCTGATGAAATTAGAAAATCAAGAGTAGGAAAAAAGTAACTGAATTTTTCAAAAAGGAAACCGATTTCTTTTCCGTTTCTGCTATAATGAAATTACTTATTATGTAAGCGCTTAAATTTGTGTAAAAGGTTGTGAAAGAATGGAGGCATTGTTGAAGCTACAACAGGTAGAGCGGAGCTTTGGGAAAGGGGACCGAGAAATTAAGGTCTTAAAAGGGATTACAGCAGACTTTCCGCAGCATCAAGTTGTTGCCCTTCGCGGGCGATCAGGCTCAGGGAAAACGACCTTGTTAAATCTTATCGGAGGATTGGATCAACCAAGTAAAGGGGAGATCCACTTTCAGGGTCATCTAATCAGCTCATACTCGGAAAAGCAGCGTACGGAAATGCGTCGTTCCAAAATGGGGATTATCTTTCAATCTTATGGTCTTGTTCCAATGATGACGGTTGAAGAGAACGTAGAGTTTGGTCTCCGGATTGCTGGAATCGATAGAATGGAATGGAAAAAAAGAGTGGCAGAGGCGATCGAATTAGTAGGATTGACGAAGAGAAAAAAACATCGGCCGTTTGAATTGTCTGGTGGCGAGCAGCAGCGTGTAGCGGTAGCAAGAGCAATGGCCCTAAAGCCACCGCTTATCTTGGCAGATGAACCTACAGCTGAACTGGACACGAGAATGGCTTTTCATATTATTCATGCCTTTCAGGAGTTACTTACACATACAGATACAACGGTTATTATGACGACGCATGATCCAGGTATCTTAGAAATCGTCGATCATGTGTACACATTGGAGGATGGTCAATTTGCAGAAGAATAAGAAATGGATAAGGTTGTCCATAGCTATATTGCCTTTCACTCTTGTTGTAAGTGCCTGTTCGATTATGCCGAAAGAAGAAGAGGTGGTTGCTCCTCCTTTAGTAGAGCCTGCGCAGGTAAACTATGATGTAGCAGAAGTAAAAAAGGGTGAGATTATAAATCGTATTACGGGTACAGCGACCTTTATGCCAGCGTACAACGAAGGGTTATTTTATGAGGAGCAAGGTGGAAGATTAGAGAAAATCTTAGTAGCAGAAGGGGATACGGTGAAAAAAGGACAAACTTTAGTAGAAATGGATAATGGAAACGTAGATTTTGAGATTCAAAAAATGGAGATAGAATGGGAGAA is from Radiobacillus kanasensis and encodes:
- a CDS encoding ammonium transporter — translated: MEIALMDNLWVMVGTVLVFLMLGGFILLEAGSTRMKNAGHIAGKTIFTAGIGAVVFWAVGYGLIYGSDGAFIGWGSFFYGDASFSGEGLAPGVDIMFQMVFALVALTIAFGGFAERAKLSAYVVFAVLFSVFVYPVVAHWIWGGGWLAGHGKQDFAGSTVVHLTGAMAALAATIILKPRIGKFNKDGSSNEIAGHNQVFTALGVLLLWVGWFGFNGGSTFGVADAFFGFVSLNTMLGAAAGAIAAMFVAWAVSGKADVPSMLNGALAGLVAITAPAGFVEPWAAVVIGLVGGIIVVFSMKAFDKAKIDDPIFALSVHGTVGVWGTLANGLFAVPAFSSEIDWGKPGLFYGGGFEQLGVQALGVAASGLYAFVVSFIILKGMDMVMGGLRVSEEEEIIGLDLSEHGGYGYPENIPHPNDKKGA
- a CDS encoding MerR family transcriptional regulator, with product MNDAIPDHLSTFPISVVEELTKLTARQIRYYEEQGLIKPGRNDGNRRVYSLAEIERLKKIKKLIDQGINIAGIKAMLEGQ
- a CDS encoding exonuclease domain-containing protein yields the protein MVMNQMMQFVKQLSSRGSLNQTDPNQIAYMRQLQRELKAKDVLHIPFDQLPVVVFDIETTGFYPDKGDSILSIGAVRMKGEGVLEEETFYSPIYHEDGPSEDIQKLTGLTAEELRSASPIHKVLKEFFHFVKSDTLVAHHSSHEKRFMKHVAWSVLKTSFQHRLIDTSFLMKVIDPQSNLHTLDECCEHYGIKIDQRHHALHDAKATAHLWGRCLQLTRERGFSDLKEVYTHIAQLK
- a CDS encoding Gfo/Idh/MocA family protein yields the protein MKIGVIGIGDIAQKAYLPILAQTKGIEVCMCTRNKKTLHDLRERYRFTYSCQQVDQLISQGIHAAFVHSSTASHEAIIDQLLDHDIHVYVDKPITYNGSSSKRLIEKAQRKGLVLMVGFNRRYAPPYQSLGEIPNPNMILMKKNRGHHAVGSRTFIFDDFIHVIDTVLHLFPYQIEETQISGKLVEDDLHSVVIQLQAIEGIAIGIMNREAGTTEERLEVMNEEETRIVENVSEVFSHQNKSIQKYPVDDWEPTLHKRGFYAIVESFLASVRKEKGTYIGYEKDLKSHLLAEKIVNRLEKKDK
- a CDS encoding methyl-accepting chemotaxis protein, which produces MNSVQEMQLKDLMRKNTLMFITILVSTVAGLGLAIVQQNTFSTYIYSADVLSLVVLYFLFQRILKKPTVLPYVMIAVIYLFSIISVVFDDSSVRLMLILLFLTVFSAVHLNIKIFLQGYLLGLIVLFINHFTATADKELIQGLLSTYLLVYVLIGIIFFVIIRLSENQKKNVRTFLLELEENSNQKEQQKAYLEEKVASILSNMETINEQFQKNVYAQKEMAYAINEISAGSQSQSEQIVGISQNTNETKNNMEEVYTDSIKLYEGSNEIKSNAEDGQDKVNNLTENIHHLQTIIQSLSQSFTVLTEKISETNQFADTIRDITEQTNLLALNASIEAARAGEAGKGFAVVAEEIRKLADVTGQTTQKITQNLSELNSSNKEAIEKMEQSGETIEVSVASTKEVSGYFNTMTETLKMLNKGLEGFTHLSQQVQGQSNEVENSTNDLAAIIQEASASLEQMSATVDGLTNSNENLSELLNETVQEVIKMNKQSVN
- a CDS encoding DUF294 nucleotidyltransferase-like domain-containing protein; protein product: MVSRYKAIKKWRYEKMKDVCTNHFELNALHDEVMKRTVHESIRKVEGEWGCAPAPFAFFLMGSAGRFEQSIWSDQDHGIIYQGEMKHQSYFLALGEEIKNGLVEVGYEECDGKVMSSNPLWCQSRIDWKGQIMSWLEEASWQSLRHFSTFFDSRVLIGSDDYLEELKQCAFLIIRENPRLYKRFIDNVDFIKKGVGVFGQLLPELHGEQSGSIHLKKTVFFPYVNALRLLALKEEITSPSTLSRFETLPEQMYVLIGKYEQDFMKLLAFRLRSRKDARNYKEVHHIPLHTLTKEEKHELKLLMKTGYKLFSETKAILEKECSTW
- a CDS encoding ABC transporter ATP-binding protein, producing the protein MEALLKLQQVERSFGKGDREIKVLKGITADFPQHQVVALRGRSGSGKTTLLNLIGGLDQPSKGEIHFQGHLISSYSEKQRTEMRRSKMGIIFQSYGLVPMMTVEENVEFGLRIAGIDRMEWKKRVAEAIELVGLTKRKKHRPFELSGGEQQRVAVARAMALKPPLILADEPTAELDTRMAFHIIHAFQELLTHTDTTVIMTTHDPGILEIVDHVYTLEDGQFAEE